From the Burkholderia cenocepacia genome, the window CTGGACTCCTGAGGTATGCGGCGGCGAGGCCGCACGGGATGGCGGATCGGTGGCGGCTGGCCGCGGCCATCCCGCCCGGCAGCCGTCCGGCTTGCGTCGCCACGCGTCGACGGGGGCGCGCGGACGAACGAATGCCGTCGGGAGCGTAATCCGGCGCGGTGCGCGCCGTACTGAAATCCGGCTGAATTCTCTTGAACGCCGCGGCGCCGCCAACGGATTTGCCGCACTGCAGAAAAATTAAGCCCGCGACCGGGACTCTTCAGCGCACGGCGGCTATCGTCAGCATCGGGTCATCGGCATACGTCGCGCGCCACGCGAATGGAGCCGACCGGCCGCGCCGCCCGTCACCTGCCTGGATAAGCCGCCATGGACGCCTTCAATCGCTGGGAGCACATGATCACGTCGCTCGGACCGCTATCTGCCACGGGCGTCCGGATGCCGCCGATGCCGCGCACGCGAGAGACGGACGGCTCGCGTCGCCCGCATCGGGACGATGCGCCGGTGCCGTCGAGCGGCGACGTGCGCCGCCGCAGCGCGATCGTCGCCGTCGAGCGGCAGACCGATTCGTCGATGCTGGTGTCGTGGAGCGATCCGACACGCTGCCGCTACGACGAACAACGCTGGATCAGCGCGAAGGCGCGCAGGGTGGCGCGCTGCGCGCTCACCGGGCAACCGATCCGGGTCGGCGACGCGATCTACAAACCCCAGTGGCGTGGCGAGAAACGCCCCGCGAACTGCCGCGAGATGGTGCTCGCGACGGCGCTCGAGCAGTTCGTCGCCCGGCAG encodes:
- a CDS encoding DUF3331 domain-containing protein, giving the protein MDAFNRWEHMITSLGPLSATGVRMPPMPRTRETDGSRRPHRDDAPVPSSGDVRRRSAIVAVERQTDSSMLVSWSDPTRCRYDEQRWISAKARRVARCALTGQPIRVGDAIYKPQWRGEKRPANCREMVLATALEQFVARQSRA